One Bufo gargarizans isolate SCDJY-AF-19 chromosome 4, ASM1485885v1, whole genome shotgun sequence DNA window includes the following coding sequences:
- the LOC122934935 gene encoding zinc finger protein OZF-like yields the protein MLSLDHKVEDEDIMQRSSGGFIACNEHPGPHSTDPSYNPPNHEEPSPDQSQIVITSAGQKGGKEFYCGECGKQFAYSSGLCRHRRIHTGKKPYSCSLCEKCFLSKSDLVRHERSHIGEKPFSCSKCGKCFKEESNLLTHERIHTGEKPFSCSVCGKCFTGKSYLNRHVRIHTGEKLYSCSECGKCFTVISNLLTHQRSHTGEKPYSCSECGKCFINKSNLITHQRSHTGEKPYFCSECGKCFTNKSNLSKHERIHTGEKPYSCSVCGKCFANKPDLFKHERSHTGEKPYSCSECGKCFANKPDLVIHERGHTGEKPYSCLECGKCFTNKSYLVRHERIHTGEKLSSCSVCGKCFTVKSDLIKHERIHTGEKPYSCSVCGKCFTIKSNLIIHERIHTGEKPYSCSLCGKCFTNKSDLIIHERIHTGEKPYSCSVCGKCFTNKSYLVKHETIHSTEKPYSCSQCGKCFTNKPYLVRHERNHTGEQQC from the coding sequence ATGTTATCACTAGATCATAAAGTAGAAGATGAAGATATCATGCAGCGCTCTTCAGGAGGTTTTATTGCCTGTAATGAACATCCAGGACCTCACAGTACAGATCCATCATATAATCCTCCTAATCAtgaggaaccttctcctgaccaatcacagattgttatCACAAGTGCTGGGCAGAAAGGAGGTAAAGAGTTTTATTGTGGGGAATGTGGAAAGCAGTTTGCCTACAGCTCTGGTCTTTGTAGACAcagaagaattcacacaggaaagaagccatattcatgttcactttgtgagaaatgttttctaagcaaatcagatcttgttagacatgagagaagtcacataggagagaaaccattttcatgttctaaatgtgggaaatgtttcaaaGAAGAATCAAATCTCcttacacatgagagaattcacacaggtgaaaagccgttttcatgttcagtatgtgggaaatgctttacagGTAAATCATATCTTAATCGTCAtgtaagaattcacacaggagagaagctgtattcctgttcagaatgtgggaaatgtttcacagTGATATCAAATCTCCttacacatcagagaagtcacacaggagagaaaccatattcatgttcagaatgtgggaaatgtttcataaataaatcaaatttaattacacatcagagaagtcacacaggagagaaaccatatttttgttcagaatgtgggaaatgttttacaaacaAATCAAATCTTAGTaagcatgagagaattcacacaggagagaagccatattcatgttcagtatgtgggaaatgttttgcaaatAAACCAGACCTTTTTAAAcacgagagaagtcacacaggagagaagccgtactcatgttcagaatgtggtaagtGTTTTGCAAATAAACcagatcttgttatacatgagagaggtcacacaggagagaagccgtattcgtgcttagaatgtgggaaatgttttacaaataaatcatATCTAGtgagacatgagagaattcacaccggAGAGAAGCTGTCTTCATGTTCAgtatgtggtaaatgttttacagTTAAATCAGATCTCattaaacatgagagaattcacacaggagagaagccatattcatgttcagtatgtgggaaatgttttacaattaaatcaaatcttattatacatgagagaattcacacaggagagaagccatattcatgttcactatgtgggaaatgctttacaaaTAAATCAGATCTTATTATACATGagcgaattcacacaggagagaagccgtattcatgttcagtatgtgggaaatgttttacaaataaatcatatcttgttaaacACGAGACAATTCACTCAACAGAGAAGCCGTATTCCTGTtcacaatgtgggaaatgttttacaaacaAACCATATCTTGTAAGACATGAgcgaaatcacacaggagagcagCAATGTTAA